The Drosophila biarmipes strain raj3 chromosome 2L, RU_DBia_V1.1, whole genome shotgun sequence genome has a window encoding:
- the LOC108032598 gene encoding hemicentin-1 isoform X2, translating into MVRPHRRRFRPRSEVNVRQLAIAIIATAAVTMLMTAAPTLAEIPTKGKHTRLDSQQTAQDESDFPRFAEPIANVTVSVGRDALMACVVENLKGYKVAWVRVDTQTILSIHHNVISQNSRISLTYNDHRSWYLHIKEVEESDRGWYMCQVNTDPMRSRKGYLQVVVPPMIVEGLTSNDMVVREGQNVSLVCKARGYPEPYVMWRREDGEEMLIGGEHVNVVDGELLHITKVSRLHMAAYLCVASNGVPPSISKRVHLRVQFPPMLSIPNQLEGAYLGQDVVLECHTEAYPASINYWTTERGDMIISDTSRAGDKYETTSTVSGYTKYMKLKIRGVGPNDFGTYRCVAKNSLGETDGNIKLDEMPTPTTAIISEMSLLNRSYGNHGGNNGDSNQTPVRNPPGAFHNSAGSLAQHNLLAKIMLGIKTQSFGIFKRLSSSLPSAEGFLWLSTLSPVAPSRWRMSNMESRPNSPETVVNNEAAVGCWMEQGRAEARSHCGRTSSNNSNSNNNKNIITNSPPKGAGQLRIFHIAHTPRGASTQHSQCERPWQSLWKWKWQRQRQWPMLICIVILAGCFVRWLPMLLHFIGRHIGTFSISATHRQHLMCTFRAIAGNKVVAKNANQTRPSTLVALCPRKFSR; encoded by the exons GCAAACACACGCGACTGGACAGCCAGCAGACGGCACAGGATG AATCCGACTTTCCGCGATTCGCTGAACCCATTGCTAATGTCACCGTCTCCGTGGGAAGAGATGCTCTGATGGCCTGCGTGGTGGAGAACCTAAAGGGCTACAAGGTGGCCTGGGTGCGAGTGGATACGCAGACCATCCTATCCATTCACCATAATGTCATCTCTCAAAACAGCCGCATTAGCCTGACCTACAATGATCATCGCTCG TGGTATTTGCACATCAAAGAGGTGGAGGAGTCGGATCGCGGTTGGTACATGTGCCAAGTAAACACG GATCCCATGCGCTCCAGGAAGGGCTACCTGCAAGTGGTGG TTCCCCCGATGATTGTCGAGGGCCTGACCAGCAACGATATGGTGGTGCGGGAGGGTCAGAATGTCTCGCTGGTCTGCAAGGCACGTGGCTACCCGGAGCCCTACGTCATGTGGCGCCGCGAGGACGGCGAGGAGATGCTAATTGGCGGGGAGCACG TCAACGTGGTCGACGGCGAGCTGCTGCACATCACCAAAGTGAGTCGCCTGCACATGGCCGCATATCTGTGCGTCGCCTCCAACGGAGTCCCGCCATCGATTAGCAAGCGGGTCCACCTGCGTGTGCAAT TTCCACCCATGCTCTCCATTCCGAACCAGCTGGAGGGCGCTTATCTGGGCCAAGATGTCGTACTCGAGTGCCACACCGAGGCCTATCCAGCATCCATTAACTACTGGACCACGGAGCGCGGAGATATGATCATATCGG ACACCTCGAGAGCCGGCGATAAATACGAGACCACATCAACCGTCAGCGGTTACACAAAATACATGAAGTTAAAAATCCGTGGCGTTGGACCCAACGATTTTGGCACATATCGCTGCGTGGCCAAGAACTCGCTGGGCGAAACCGATGGAAACATAAAGCTGGACG AAATGCCCACACCAACGACGGCCATTATTTCAGAGATGTCCTTGCTGAACCGCAGCTATG GCAACCATGGCGGGAACAATGGCGATAGCAATCAAACGCCCGTGCGTAATCCGCCCGGAGCATTTCACAATTCTGCAGGCTCACTGGCGCAGCATAATCTACTTGCTAAAATAATGCTCGGCATTAAAACGCAATCATTTGGGATTTTCAAACGTTTATCGAGTTCTTTGCCATCGGCGGAGGGCTTTCTCTGGCTGTCGACGTTATCGCCGGTCGCGCCAAGTCggtggcgtatgagtaatatgGAAAGCCGGCCGAATTCACCGGAGACCGTTGTCAACAACGAGGCCGCCGTTGGATGCTGGATGGAGCAGGGGCGGGCGGAGGCTAGAAGTCATTGTGGGCggaccagcagcaacaatagcaacagcaacaacaacaaaaacatcaTTACCAACAGCCCGCCCAAGGGGGCGGGGCAATTGCGCATATTTcacattgctcatacgccgcgtggcgCATCAACGCAGCACTCGCAGTGCGAACGCCCCTGGCAATCGCtgtggaagtggaagtggcaACGTCAACGCCAGTGGCCAATGCTCATTTGCATAGTAATATTGGCTGGCTGTTTTGTTCGCTGGCTGCCAATGCTACTGCATTTTATCGGCCGCCACATCGGAACATTTTCTATTAGCGCGACGCATAGGCAACATTTAATGTGCACATTTCGGGCCATCGCTGGTAATAAGGTTGTCGCCAAAAATGCCAACCAGACCAGGCCAAGTACCCTCGTAGCGCTGTGCCCTCGGAAGTTTTCAAGATGA
- the LOC108032598 gene encoding cell adhesion molecule DSCAML1 isoform X1: MVRPHRRRFRPRSEVNVRQLAIAIIATAAVTMLMTAAPTLAEIPTKGKHTRLDSQQTAQDESDFPRFAEPIANVTVSVGRDALMACVVENLKGYKVAWVRVDTQTILSIHHNVISQNSRISLTYNDHRSWYLHIKEVEESDRGWYMCQVNTDPMRSRKGYLQVVVPPMIVEGLTSNDMVVREGQNVSLVCKARGYPEPYVMWRREDGEEMLIGGEHVNVVDGELLHITKVSRLHMAAYLCVASNGVPPSISKRVHLRVQFPPMLSIPNQLEGAYLGQDVVLECHTEAYPASINYWTTERGDMIISDTSRAGDKYETTSTVSGYTKYMKLKIRGVGPNDFGTYRCVAKNSLGETDGNIKLDEMPTPTTAIISEMSLLNRSYDGKRRHRNKFDSANALPDYGVEEWRDGAQGNHGGNNGDSNQTPVRNPPGAFHNSAGSLAQHNLLAKIMLGIKTQSFGIFKRLSSSLPSAEGFLWLSTLSPVAPSRWRMSNMESRPNSPETVVNNEAAVGCWMEQGRAEARSHCGRTSSNNSNSNNNKNIITNSPPKGAGQLRIFHIAHTPRGASTQHSQCERPWQSLWKWKWQRQRQWPMLICIVILAGCFVRWLPMLLHFIGRHIGTFSISATHRQHLMCTFRAIAGNKVVAKNANQTRPSTLVALCPRKFSR, translated from the exons GCAAACACACGCGACTGGACAGCCAGCAGACGGCACAGGATG AATCCGACTTTCCGCGATTCGCTGAACCCATTGCTAATGTCACCGTCTCCGTGGGAAGAGATGCTCTGATGGCCTGCGTGGTGGAGAACCTAAAGGGCTACAAGGTGGCCTGGGTGCGAGTGGATACGCAGACCATCCTATCCATTCACCATAATGTCATCTCTCAAAACAGCCGCATTAGCCTGACCTACAATGATCATCGCTCG TGGTATTTGCACATCAAAGAGGTGGAGGAGTCGGATCGCGGTTGGTACATGTGCCAAGTAAACACG GATCCCATGCGCTCCAGGAAGGGCTACCTGCAAGTGGTGG TTCCCCCGATGATTGTCGAGGGCCTGACCAGCAACGATATGGTGGTGCGGGAGGGTCAGAATGTCTCGCTGGTCTGCAAGGCACGTGGCTACCCGGAGCCCTACGTCATGTGGCGCCGCGAGGACGGCGAGGAGATGCTAATTGGCGGGGAGCACG TCAACGTGGTCGACGGCGAGCTGCTGCACATCACCAAAGTGAGTCGCCTGCACATGGCCGCATATCTGTGCGTCGCCTCCAACGGAGTCCCGCCATCGATTAGCAAGCGGGTCCACCTGCGTGTGCAAT TTCCACCCATGCTCTCCATTCCGAACCAGCTGGAGGGCGCTTATCTGGGCCAAGATGTCGTACTCGAGTGCCACACCGAGGCCTATCCAGCATCCATTAACTACTGGACCACGGAGCGCGGAGATATGATCATATCGG ACACCTCGAGAGCCGGCGATAAATACGAGACCACATCAACCGTCAGCGGTTACACAAAATACATGAAGTTAAAAATCCGTGGCGTTGGACCCAACGATTTTGGCACATATCGCTGCGTGGCCAAGAACTCGCTGGGCGAAACCGATGGAAACATAAAGCTGGACG AAATGCCCACACCAACGACGGCCATTATTTCAGAGATGTCCTTGCTGAACCGCAGCTATG atggCAAGAGACGTCATAGAAATAAATTTGACTCGGCCAACGCTCTGCCTGATTATGGGGTTGAGGAGTGGCGCGACGGTGCCCAAG GCAACCATGGCGGGAACAATGGCGATAGCAATCAAACGCCCGTGCGTAATCCGCCCGGAGCATTTCACAATTCTGCAGGCTCACTGGCGCAGCATAATCTACTTGCTAAAATAATGCTCGGCATTAAAACGCAATCATTTGGGATTTTCAAACGTTTATCGAGTTCTTTGCCATCGGCGGAGGGCTTTCTCTGGCTGTCGACGTTATCGCCGGTCGCGCCAAGTCggtggcgtatgagtaatatgGAAAGCCGGCCGAATTCACCGGAGACCGTTGTCAACAACGAGGCCGCCGTTGGATGCTGGATGGAGCAGGGGCGGGCGGAGGCTAGAAGTCATTGTGGGCggaccagcagcaacaatagcaacagcaacaacaacaaaaacatcaTTACCAACAGCCCGCCCAAGGGGGCGGGGCAATTGCGCATATTTcacattgctcatacgccgcgtggcgCATCAACGCAGCACTCGCAGTGCGAACGCCCCTGGCAATCGCtgtggaagtggaagtggcaACGTCAACGCCAGTGGCCAATGCTCATTTGCATAGTAATATTGGCTGGCTGTTTTGTTCGCTGGCTGCCAATGCTACTGCATTTTATCGGCCGCCACATCGGAACATTTTCTATTAGCGCGACGCATAGGCAACATTTAATGTGCACATTTCGGGCCATCGCTGGTAATAAGGTTGTCGCCAAAAATGCCAACCAGACCAGGCCAAGTACCCTCGTAGCGCTGTGCCCTCGGAAGTTTTCAAGATGA